In Microbacterium lushaniae, the following are encoded in one genomic region:
- a CDS encoding TrkH family potassium uptake protein, producing the protein MASAPAWPRGRRGWSAQWDRGWDRVRNLTTSSPARFAVLVFLALILLFTALYSLPAASADGTRTPFADALFTAVSTICVTGLATVDMYSHWSPLGHVFTYIGVNVGALGVLTLASILGLVISKRLGLRAKLIAAGDSNPLRVHGGPVNEGQTVRLGEVGQLLLTVALSTLAIEAGLAVLLYPALIMAGIDPLVALWEAPYYAAMAFTNTGFVPNANGLAPFADDYFLLTVLMAGVFLGSIGFPVIFSLWKHYWHVRRWSLHTKLTLITTTILFVVGAGVILLLEYNNPKTFGSLDAWDTTFQAFFVSAMTRSGGFSVVDIGDLNGSTLVVGSMLMFVGGGSASTAGGIKVTTLAVLALAVWSEAKGRSSVEAFGRRIPSDVQRVALSVVAWGATIVALSTVTIGQITQAPIEEVLFDVISGFATVGLSTGLTADLPDPAVYVLAATMFMGRVGTVTLAAAVAATSRTQLYSLPVERPIVG; encoded by the coding sequence ATGGCGTCAGCGCCGGCGTGGCCTCGCGGCCGCCGTGGGTGGTCCGCACAATGGGACAGAGGCTGGGATCGGGTCCGTAACCTGACGACCTCGTCGCCGGCCCGCTTCGCGGTGCTCGTGTTCCTCGCGCTCATTCTGCTGTTCACGGCGCTGTACTCCCTGCCGGCGGCCTCCGCCGACGGAACGCGCACGCCCTTCGCCGATGCGCTGTTCACGGCCGTCTCCACCATCTGCGTGACGGGTCTGGCGACCGTGGACATGTACTCCCACTGGTCGCCGCTGGGACACGTCTTCACCTACATCGGTGTCAACGTGGGGGCGCTGGGCGTGCTCACGCTCGCGTCGATCCTCGGGCTGGTGATCTCCAAGCGCCTCGGCCTGCGTGCCAAGCTCATCGCCGCCGGCGACTCGAATCCGCTGCGCGTGCACGGCGGGCCCGTCAACGAGGGCCAGACGGTGCGCCTGGGCGAGGTCGGGCAGCTGCTGCTGACCGTCGCCCTCTCCACCCTCGCCATCGAGGCGGGGCTCGCGGTCCTGCTCTACCCCGCGCTCATCATGGCCGGCATCGACCCGCTGGTGGCGCTGTGGGAGGCGCCGTACTACGCCGCCATGGCCTTCACCAACACCGGCTTCGTCCCCAACGCCAACGGCCTGGCGCCCTTCGCCGACGACTACTTCCTGCTCACCGTCCTCATGGCCGGGGTGTTCCTCGGTTCGATCGGGTTCCCGGTGATCTTCTCGCTGTGGAAGCACTACTGGCACGTCCGCCGCTGGTCGCTCCACACCAAGCTCACCCTCATCACCACGACCATCCTCTTCGTCGTGGGAGCGGGAGTGATCCTCCTCCTCGAGTACAACAACCCCAAGACCTTCGGAAGCCTGGATGCGTGGGACACGACCTTCCAGGCATTCTTCGTCTCCGCGATGACCCGGTCGGGCGGATTCAGCGTCGTCGACATCGGCGACCTGAACGGATCCACCCTCGTGGTGGGCTCGATGCTCATGTTCGTGGGTGGCGGATCGGCGTCCACCGCCGGCGGCATCAAGGTGACCACGCTCGCCGTGCTCGCCCTCGCGGTGTGGTCGGAGGCGAAGGGCCGCTCCTCCGTCGAGGCCTTCGGACGCCGCATCCCCAGCGACGTGCAGCGGGTCGCCCTCTCCGTCGTGGCGTGGGGCGCGACGATCGTCGCTCTCTCGACGGTGACGATCGGGCAGATCACGCAGGCGCCGATCGAAGAGGTGCTCTTCGATGTGATCTCCGGCTTCGCGACGGTCGGACTGTCCACGGGCCTGACCGCCGACCTGCCCGACCCCGCGGTCTACGTACTGGCGGCGACGATGTTCATGGGGCGCGTTGGTACAGTGACACTCGCCGCGGCGGTCGCTGCGACGTCCCGCACGCAGCTGTACTCACTGCCCGTGGAAAGGCCCATCGTTGGTTGA
- a CDS encoding potassium channel family protein, with the protein MVDRIRSDSPVLVIGLGRFGAACAGELDRLDRDVLAIDDSLELVQKWSDRVTHAVQADARNIDALKQIGAQDFQVAVVAVGSLIEASVLITANLVDLKVPQIWAKAVSQAHGKILARVGANHVIYPEREAGERVAHLVSGRMLDFIRFDDDFALAKMYPPKFIRGIGLNESGVRSKYNVTVVGVKSPGRPFRYAEANTIVTNHDLIIVSGTNSDIERFAALDR; encoded by the coding sequence TTGGTTGACCGCATCCGTAGCGACTCGCCCGTCCTCGTCATCGGCCTCGGCCGGTTCGGCGCCGCGTGCGCCGGCGAACTCGACCGCCTCGACCGGGACGTGCTCGCCATCGACGACAGCCTCGAGCTCGTGCAGAAATGGTCGGACCGCGTCACCCACGCCGTCCAGGCCGACGCCCGCAACATCGACGCGCTCAAGCAGATCGGCGCGCAGGATTTCCAGGTGGCCGTCGTGGCGGTCGGATCGCTCATCGAGGCTTCCGTGCTCATCACCGCCAACCTCGTCGACCTGAAGGTGCCGCAGATCTGGGCCAAGGCGGTCTCGCAGGCGCACGGCAAGATCCTCGCTCGCGTGGGGGCGAACCACGTCATCTACCCCGAGCGCGAGGCCGGCGAGCGCGTGGCGCACCTGGTCAGTGGGCGGATGCTCGATTTCATCCGTTTCGACGACGACTTCGCACTGGCGAAGATGTACCCGCCCAAGTTCATCCGGGGCATCGGACTAAACGAATCGGGCGTGCGGAGCAAGTACAACGTCACGGTCGTGGGAGTCAAGAGCCCCGGGCGGCCGTTCCGCTACGCCGAGGCGAACACGATCGTGACCAACCACGACCTCATCATCGTGTCGGGGACCAACTCCGACATCGAGCGGTTCGCCGCGCTCGATCGCTGA
- the proC gene encoding pyrroline-5-carboxylate reductase: MTDDPSDLLPAVAILGAGSMGGAILRGLVRSGLAPAVTVTNRTAAKAGELAGLEGVTSLALEEDPHANAVAVASADVVLVGVKPAMVPGLLREIAPHVREGAIVVSLAAGVPLATFTGILGPRVVVLRSMPNTPALVGKAVTGLAADAAASAAHIAVVRRLFETVGAVVEVPESQIDALSTISGSGPAYVFLLVEQLAEAAVRKGFSEAEAWMLAGQTFIGAAALMEATGEDPRELRRQVTSPKGTTERAVGVLQDADLAGVFERATDAALARARELAAG, encoded by the coding sequence ATGACCGATGATCCGTCCGACCTCCTCCCCGCCGTCGCGATCCTCGGAGCCGGATCCATGGGCGGCGCGATCCTTCGCGGTCTCGTGCGCTCCGGACTCGCGCCCGCTGTCACCGTGACGAACCGCACGGCGGCCAAGGCGGGCGAGCTCGCGGGGCTTGAGGGCGTCACGAGCCTCGCGCTCGAGGAGGATCCGCACGCGAATGCGGTCGCGGTGGCCTCCGCCGACGTCGTGCTCGTGGGCGTCAAGCCCGCCATGGTCCCGGGCCTGCTCCGGGAGATCGCTCCGCACGTGCGCGAGGGGGCCATCGTGGTGAGCCTTGCCGCCGGTGTTCCGCTCGCGACCTTCACCGGGATCCTCGGCCCGCGCGTGGTCGTGCTGCGCTCGATGCCGAACACGCCCGCACTGGTGGGCAAGGCCGTCACCGGCCTCGCGGCCGATGCCGCCGCATCCGCCGCCCACATCGCGGTCGTCCGCCGCCTGTTCGAGACGGTGGGAGCGGTGGTGGAGGTGCCCGAGTCCCAGATCGACGCGCTGTCCACGATCTCCGGGTCGGGCCCGGCCTACGTCTTCCTGCTCGTGGAGCAGCTCGCCGAGGCGGCCGTGCGCAAGGGATTCTCCGAGGCCGAGGCGTGGATGCTGGCGGGGCAGACCTTCATCGGCGCGGCGGCGCTGATGGAGGCGACGGGGGAGGACCCGCGCGAACTGCGCCGCCAGGTCACGAGCCCGAAGGGCACGACCGAGCGCGCCGTGGGGGTGCTGCAGGACGCGGATCTGGCCGGCGTGTTCGAGCGGGCGACGGATGCGGCGCTGGCTCGCGCGCGGGAGCTCGCCGCCGGGTGA
- a CDS encoding ArsR/SmtB family transcription factor, whose product MHALDILGDPVRRRIVELLGDGERRAGEVGEVVQTEFGISQPAVSQHLRVLRDAGFASVRAEGTRRLYALEPEALAEADRWIGQFRRFWTPHLDALGTELARGRRDRRRAASDAAAPPTPTEGEF is encoded by the coding sequence ATGCACGCCCTCGACATCCTGGGAGACCCGGTCCGCCGCCGCATCGTCGAACTGCTCGGCGACGGCGAGCGCCGCGCGGGCGAGGTCGGCGAGGTCGTGCAGACGGAGTTCGGCATCAGCCAGCCCGCCGTGTCGCAGCACCTGAGAGTCCTGCGCGACGCGGGCTTCGCGAGCGTGCGGGCCGAGGGGACCCGGCGCCTGTACGCCCTCGAGCCCGAGGCGCTGGCCGAAGCCGACCGCTGGATCGGGCAGTTCCGCCGCTTCTGGACGCCGCACCTCGACGCCCTCGGCACGGAGCTCGCCCGCGGCAGGCGCGATCGCCGCCGGGCCGCATCCGACGCCGCAGCACCGCCCACCCCCACCGAAGGAGAGTTCTGA
- a CDS encoding SRPBCC domain-containing protein: protein MVDVNNEIDAVTRAVRTEEVDGASRHAQSLTRTYPSPLADVWEATTTAERIARWFAPVEGDLRLGGHYQVVGNAGGTIRSCTPPEDGSAEYRLTWEYGGGMSWVTVGLRAVGEEATELTLTHTARAEDLPPGFWEQFGPGATGVGWDQGLLGLSLHLTGAPGPRPEDAYTWPLTEEGRAFTRRAADAWAHAHIAAGADAEAAARAAEATYAFYSGEEQPQG, encoded by the coding sequence ATGGTCGACGTGAATAACGAGATCGACGCCGTCACGAGGGCGGTCCGCACCGAGGAGGTCGACGGCGCGTCCCGTCACGCGCAGAGCCTCACCCGCACCTACCCCTCGCCCCTCGCCGACGTGTGGGAGGCCACGACCACGGCGGAGCGGATCGCCCGCTGGTTCGCCCCGGTGGAGGGCGATCTGCGTCTGGGCGGCCACTATCAGGTGGTCGGCAACGCCGGCGGCACGATCCGGTCGTGCACCCCGCCGGAGGACGGGTCGGCCGAGTACCGGCTCACGTGGGAGTACGGCGGCGGCATGTCGTGGGTGACCGTCGGGCTACGGGCCGTCGGCGAGGAGGCCACCGAACTCACGCTCACCCACACCGCCCGGGCGGAGGACCTCCCGCCCGGCTTCTGGGAGCAGTTCGGCCCGGGGGCCACCGGCGTGGGCTGGGACCAGGGGCTCCTCGGCCTGTCGCTTCACCTCACCGGCGCACCCGGTCCGCGGCCGGAGGACGCCTACACATGGCCGCTCACCGAGGAGGGGCGCGCGTTCACACGCCGCGCGGCGGATGCATGGGCGCACGCGCACATCGCCGCCGGCGCGGATGCGGAGGCCGCCGCCCGGGCGGCGGAGGCGACGTACGCCTTCTACAGCGGCGAGGAGCAGCCGCAGGGGTGA
- a CDS encoding alpha/beta fold hydrolase: MTLFDGISSRRVETPRLSVTVLERDGDDPSTPADRTVAFVHGTVGSSLFWQEILQDLPRDLRVLAVDLRGYGGTENAPVDATRGVRDFSDDLAATLETLGIHTAHLVGWSLGAAVILQYALEHPVLSLTLEAPISPYGFGGTRRDGTRLTSDDAGTGGGMANPDFVRRLAAGDSGEEAETSPRNMFRAGFVSSAYTTEHEDVWVAAMLATSTAGGNYPGDSVRTDAWPGYAAGTTGVLNALSPKYFDVSGIVDLADKPPLLWVHGAVDAIVSDASVYEPNDLGRLGILPDWPGPEVAPPQPMVSQTRDVLAAYADAGGDVMEIDLPGVGHSPHLEAPAQFRHALLTRIGYVGVPADPAPSTEAIILRSAD, encoded by the coding sequence ATGACCCTGTTCGACGGAATCTCCTCACGACGCGTCGAGACGCCGCGGCTGAGCGTGACCGTGCTCGAGCGGGACGGGGACGATCCGTCCACCCCCGCCGATCGCACCGTCGCCTTCGTCCACGGCACCGTCGGGTCATCGCTCTTCTGGCAGGAGATCCTCCAGGACCTTCCCCGCGACCTCCGCGTGCTCGCCGTCGACCTTCGCGGGTACGGCGGCACCGAGAACGCACCGGTGGACGCCACGCGCGGGGTGCGCGACTTCAGCGACGACCTCGCCGCGACACTGGAGACGCTCGGCATCCACACCGCCCACCTCGTGGGCTGGTCGCTGGGCGCGGCGGTCATCCTGCAGTACGCGCTCGAGCACCCGGTGCTCTCGCTCACTCTCGAAGCGCCCATCTCCCCGTACGGCTTCGGGGGCACCCGCCGGGACGGCACGCGCCTCACGTCCGACGACGCCGGCACCGGCGGCGGGATGGCGAACCCCGACTTCGTGCGACGCCTGGCCGCAGGCGACTCCGGCGAGGAGGCGGAGACGTCGCCCCGCAACATGTTCCGGGCGGGGTTCGTCTCGAGCGCGTACACGACGGAGCACGAAGACGTGTGGGTGGCGGCGATGCTCGCCACCTCGACCGCAGGCGGCAACTACCCGGGTGACTCCGTTCGCACCGATGCGTGGCCGGGGTACGCGGCGGGCACCACCGGCGTGCTCAATGCACTGTCACCGAAGTACTTCGACGTGTCGGGCATCGTCGACCTCGCCGACAAGCCGCCCCTCCTGTGGGTGCACGGCGCGGTGGACGCGATCGTGTCGGATGCGTCGGTCTACGAGCCGAACGACCTCGGGCGCCTGGGCATCCTGCCGGACTGGCCGGGGCCGGAGGTCGCCCCGCCGCAGCCCATGGTGTCGCAGACACGCGACGTGCTCGCCGCCTACGCGGATGCCGGCGGGGACGTGATGGAGATCGACCTGCCCGGTGTCGGCCACAGCCCGCACCTGGAGGCCCCCGCGCAGTTCCGTCACGCGCTGCTCACGCGCATCGGCTACGTCGGCGTCCCCGCCGACCCTGCGCCCTCGACCGAGGCCATCATCCTGCGATCGGCGGACTGA
- a CDS encoding cation diffusion facilitator family transporter, which translates to MSASGGGRAIIAAFLANMGIAIAKFLAWLASGSASMLAEAIHSLADSGNQLLLLLGGRRARRSADREHPFGYGRERYVYAFVVSIILFSVGGLFSLYEGVDKLTHPHELENVWIPITVLVIAIVLESFSLRTAVKESNRVREPGQSWVSFVRRSKAPELPVVLLEDIAALTGLVFALFGVGLAAITHNPIFDAIGTLLIGALLILVAIVLGIETKSLLVGEGATEADHDRIVAAIEDGPEVDRVIHLKTLYLGPDELLVAAKLALPADAPLTTVAAHIDTVEQRIRAAVPVARAIYLEPDLDRTGTGEAPDAATAGRSAGAHADGSPAAG; encoded by the coding sequence GTGAGTGCATCCGGAGGCGGCCGCGCCATCATCGCGGCATTCCTGGCGAACATGGGCATCGCGATCGCGAAGTTCCTCGCGTGGCTGGCCTCAGGCTCGGCGTCGATGCTCGCGGAGGCGATCCACTCGCTCGCCGACTCCGGCAACCAGCTCCTGCTGCTGCTGGGCGGGCGGCGCGCGCGGCGCAGCGCCGACCGCGAGCATCCGTTCGGCTACGGGCGCGAACGCTACGTGTACGCGTTCGTGGTGTCGATCATCCTCTTCTCCGTCGGGGGACTGTTCTCCCTCTACGAGGGAGTGGACAAGCTGACGCACCCGCACGAGCTCGAGAACGTGTGGATCCCGATCACCGTGCTGGTCATCGCGATCGTCCTGGAGTCGTTCTCCCTGCGCACGGCCGTCAAGGAGAGCAATCGCGTCCGCGAGCCCGGCCAGTCGTGGGTGTCGTTCGTGCGCCGCTCCAAGGCCCCCGAGCTGCCGGTCGTGCTGCTGGAGGACATCGCGGCCCTCACCGGCCTGGTGTTCGCCCTGTTCGGTGTCGGCCTCGCCGCCATCACCCACAACCCGATCTTCGACGCGATCGGCACGCTCCTGATCGGCGCGCTCCTGATCCTCGTCGCGATCGTCCTGGGCATCGAGACCAAGAGCCTGCTCGTCGGGGAGGGCGCCACCGAGGCCGACCACGACCGCATCGTCGCCGCCATCGAGGACGGCCCCGAGGTCGATCGCGTGATCCACCTGAAGACCCTGTACCTCGGACCCGACGAGCTGCTGGTGGCGGCCAAGCTCGCCCTGCCGGCAGACGCGCCGCTGACCACGGTGGCTGCACACATCGACACCGTCGAGCAGCGCATCCGCGCGGCAGTGCCGGTCGCGCGTGCGATCTATCTCGAGCCCGACCTCGACCGCACCGGCACGGGGGAGGCGCCGGATGCTGCCACGGCGGGACGCTCGGCCGGCGCGCACGCGGACGGGAGCCCCGCGGCGGGCTGA
- a CDS encoding LLM class F420-dependent oxidoreductase gives MEYCIFTEPQQGYDYDDQLAFALTAERLGFDAFIRSDHYLRMGEGDPLPGGTDAWTTLAGLARETSRIRLGTLVSSATHRLPGVLAVQVAQVDRMSGGRVEFGLGTGWFEREHRAYGIPFPAKRFGILEEQLAILTGMWQTPVGERFDFAGEHYTVEDSPALPKPVQTRMPVIVGGGGPRRTPAVAARFATEFNIGFVPEPTVAEKFAGVRAACAAIDRDPGTLKLSVATPTLAGASEADLTRRAATLGRDLEEYRSNGGNVAGGRAEITAKVERLQALGAERVYFQLMDMGDLEQLEYLGSEVLPHLPR, from the coding sequence GTGGAGTACTGCATTTTCACCGAGCCGCAGCAGGGCTACGACTACGACGACCAGCTCGCCTTCGCCCTGACGGCCGAGCGCCTCGGATTCGACGCGTTCATCCGCTCCGACCATTACCTGCGCATGGGTGAGGGCGATCCCCTTCCCGGCGGCACGGATGCGTGGACGACGCTCGCCGGCCTCGCCCGCGAGACCAGCCGCATCCGCCTGGGCACCCTCGTCTCCTCCGCGACGCACCGTCTTCCCGGCGTGCTCGCGGTGCAGGTGGCGCAGGTCGACCGGATGTCGGGTGGCCGGGTGGAGTTCGGCCTCGGCACGGGCTGGTTCGAGCGCGAGCACCGTGCGTACGGCATCCCGTTCCCGGCGAAGCGGTTCGGCATCCTCGAGGAGCAGCTGGCCATCCTCACCGGCATGTGGCAGACGCCCGTCGGTGAGCGGTTCGACTTCGCCGGCGAGCACTACACCGTCGAAGACTCCCCCGCCCTGCCCAAGCCCGTCCAGACCCGCATGCCGGTCATCGTCGGCGGCGGCGGGCCCCGCCGCACTCCCGCGGTGGCGGCGCGGTTCGCGACGGAGTTCAACATCGGCTTCGTGCCCGAGCCGACCGTGGCCGAGAAGTTCGCCGGCGTACGCGCGGCGTGCGCGGCGATCGATCGCGACCCCGGCACGCTCAAGCTCTCCGTGGCGACTCCGACACTGGCCGGAGCATCCGAGGCCGACCTCACCCGCCGCGCGGCGACGCTCGGCCGGGATCTGGAGGAGTACCGCAGCAACGGCGGCAATGTCGCGGGCGGACGGGCGGAGATCACCGCCAAGGTCGAGCGACTCCAGGCTCTCGGCGCCGAGCGGGTCTACTTCCAGCTCATGGACATGGGCGACCTCGAGCAGCTCGAGTACCTCGGCTCCGAAGTGCTGCCGCACCTCCCGCGCTGA
- the tadA gene encoding tRNA adenosine(34) deaminase TadA, with protein MTVPPGDLVAMRRALALAERAGADGDVPVGAVVTDAAGTVIGEGRNLRELTHDPTAHAEVVALREAAASAGTWHLAGCTLVVTLEPCVMCAGAVLQARVPRLVFGAWEDKAGAAGSMYDVVRDRRLPHRVEVVAGVEAEASLALLRRFFAGRR; from the coding sequence ATGACCGTCCCGCCCGGCGACCTCGTCGCGATGCGCCGCGCGCTCGCGCTGGCCGAGCGGGCCGGAGCCGACGGCGACGTTCCGGTGGGAGCGGTGGTGACCGATGCCGCCGGCACGGTGATCGGCGAGGGACGCAACCTGCGCGAACTCACGCACGACCCCACCGCCCACGCCGAAGTGGTCGCCCTGCGGGAGGCGGCGGCATCCGCGGGCACGTGGCACCTCGCCGGCTGCACGCTCGTGGTGACCCTCGAGCCGTGCGTCATGTGCGCGGGGGCGGTGCTGCAGGCCCGCGTCCCGCGGCTGGTGTTCGGCGCGTGGGAGGACAAGGCCGGCGCCGCCGGCTCGATGTACGACGTCGTGCGCGACCGCCGCCTGCCGCACCGCGTGGAGGTGGTCGCCGGCGTCGAGGCGGAGGCGTCGCTGGCGCTGCTTCGGCGCTTCTTCGCCGGCCGCCGCTGA